CGCTTTGTTGATCTCCATTATTGGCTATGTGGAGTCAGTTTCAGTGGGGCGTACTTTAGCGGCGAAGCGGCGCGAAAAGATTACGCCAAACCAGGAGTTAATTGGCTTGGGAATGGCCAATGTCGCTAGTTCAATTTCATCAGGTTTTCCCGTCACGGGTGGGTTTGCTCGTTCTGTCGTGAACTTCGATGCCGGCGCAAGAACACAAGCCGCGAGTCTCTATACAGCGTTAGGTATAGCGCTGGCCTCGCTGTTACTCACACCAACACTCTATTACCTTCCCAAGGCGGCGTTAGCGGCCACCATTATCGTAGCGGTACTAGGTCTGATTGATTTTAGTATTTTTCGTAAGACTTGGCGCTGCGCGAGGAGCGACTTTTGGGCAGCGCTGGGAACCGTATTAATCACCTTGGTCTGGGGTGTTGAGGTGGGGGTTGCAAGTGGTGTTGTGATCTCAATTGCACTGCATCTTTATCGGACGTCGAAGCCACACGTGGCTGAGGTGGGTTTGGTTGAGGGTACAGAGCACTTTCGCAACGTCAATCGTTACCGTGTAATGACGGACCCAACGATTTACTCAGTTCGACCCGATGAAAGCCTGTTCTTTGCAAATGCCAGCTACCTTGATGAAATGATTAACGACGCTATTTATCAGCGTGGCGAAATTCATCATGTCATTCTGTTTTGCTCCGCCGTCAATGAGGTAGATTTTAGCGCACTTGAGATGCTAGAGAGCTTAAACCATTCACTACTTGATCAGGGAATAAAGCTGCATTTAGCTGAAGTGAAAGGCCCGGTGTTAGATACGCTAACGGCAAGTGGGCTGGTGGAAGAGCTCTCGGGGCAGATTTTCCTAACCCAATTTGAGGCGTTCTCGGCGCTACGAACGGTTCGCTAGGATCGTGTCTTCTGATCGAAAGTTAAAAGTGATGGTTTTCTGGTCGCGAAGTTAAAGCGATAGTTTTTTGGTCGCGAAGTTAAAGCTAAGTAACTTGGAATGGTTAGGTGGCGAATAGCCAAATACCCAGCGCAATCATGACCGTGCCGGAAACCCTTTCCAGTAGCTGAGCATTGCCGGGCTTCTCTAATAGCTTGCGCAAGCTGCGGCCGCCAGAAGCATAAGCAAGAAGCGAAATGAACTCGGTACAAAAAATAACCAAAACTAGAGTAGTTAGTTGCGGTGCTAATGGCTTGGTTTCGCTAATAAAGGGCGGTAGCAAAGCTACCATAAAGGCCCATCCCTTGGGGTTGGCAATGGCGGTAATAAATCCTTGGCTGAAAAGTGCTTTAGCCGAACTAACTGAGGTACTGGCTAGATGAAATTCAGTCGCCGACTGACGCCAGCTCTTTATCCCAAGGAAAATAAGGTATCCGCCGCCTAGTATTTTTAGAATAGTAAAGGCAATTGGGACGCTTAAAAGTAACGCCGCTACGCCCATGACGGAAGAGATAGCAACCAGCGCAACGCCTAATAATTCACCCCACATCATCCACAGCGTGCGTCTCACTCCGTAGCGAATACCCAAGGTGAGCGCGAGCGTCATGCACAATCCTGGAGTGATGGAGACTAGGAAAAAAGTAGGGAAAAATACTAAAGCTATCTGCCAGTCCAAAGTTTATGCTCTTTGAGAAATTTATGGAGGCAAAACTACCATAATTAACATCAAAAAGTCGATGGCGAAAAGTGCTAGCGAACTGCGCTCGAATAGTTTGTAATAGACATTATGAATAATAAGCTTATTACTTTATGTGTTTGTGTAGTGACTCTATTATCGGCTGTCAACTCCCAACCATTATTCGCTCAGGCGCCTCCCCAGCCCGATCATGTTGACCCTGCTCCGGCAGCGGAAAAAGAAATCGATGCAAAGTATATCTATGCGACGGTCTTGGGCTCGGGCATCTACTCGGTTCATGACGAGCGAGTTGTTGTCGTTAATGTCCCGCTCTCAATAGATCTGACTGATTGGGAGGGTACCGAACCGAATTGGCGTTTGCTACTTCCACTTCAGGTTGGCTATAAGAGTATGGGTGAAGACATCGTAACTGAGTGGATTCCCAAGGAATTTGCAACGTTAAGCTTTCTCCCTGGAATTGAATACGTCTATCCAGTCAGTGAAACATTTCGACTGCGGCCCTTCATGAATGCCGGCGTAGGTTATGATTTCGGTAGTGATGAAATGGTAACATTCTGGCAGGTTGGTCTTAAGGTCCAAAATGAATGGAAGCCCAATGAAGTTTGGGATATTCGTAGTTCGCAGAAGTTCGTCTATGCGAACGAAAATCAAAAAGCTGATGAGGAGTCCTCGAGTTTATCATTGATTCAGCTGGGCTTTGATTTTCGGCGTGATCTTGGCTTCGAACTCTGGGGTAGAGAGGTCGGCCTAAGTACTTACGTAATGTGGCAGCACTTCCCCAACCAACTGGTTTTTACCAGAGACTATCGAAATGGTATTAATGTCGATAATCTCTATCAGGCGGGCCTTACTTTTGGATTCGAAGAACCATTGGAAATTTTGGGCTCCGAGTTCGATCGAGTCTACCTAGGGATAACACGAGGAAGCGGTGTAAAGGCATTAACCTTTGGCATTGACTTACCCTTTTAAGCTCCTCACGAAGGGGCTTCGCGTATTGGGCACCTATTATTAGCACATGCCAGGCGTCAACTCTGCGAAGATGCCTAGCGCCTTGCGTGAGTAGCTGACTATCGTTAGTACCCAAACGGCTGCTAACGATGGCGATTAAGAAGCTATTCCCCTTGTTCTACCTCAAGCCAAACACGCTTCAGATTGCCACTCATAATCTTTTCAATATCGGCGACGCTGTAGCCACGACCCAGCAAGCCTTCGATGAGGTTTGGATAGCTGGAGACGTCCTTTAAGCCTATTGGTAGCGTGTCATCTACGCCATCATAGTCAGAGCCAATTCCTACTGCGTCAATACCAGCCAGACTAACAGCGTGATCAATGTGATCTAGGACATCAGCAAGCGTAGCGTAGGGATAGGGATTGGCTAGGCGCCACTCTTCTAGTAACGCGTTGGCCTCTTCAGAGTCGGCATCAGTCATACCTGCAGCACGAAGGAATTCGCGTTGCTGAGGACCATAGTTGTTCGCCGCTTCAGTCAGGAAAGCGCTGCCAAAGTTAATGAAAATAACACCACCCTGATCACCAAGCGCCTTGATCATCTCGTCTGACATATTGCGTTCGAAACCAGGGGTAAAATGTCGAGCAGAGCTGTGGCTAGCAATGACGGGTTTCTTGGTAACGCGCAGCACATCGTAAAAGGCGTCGTCGGAGACGTGCGAGATATCAATCATAATACCCAGCTTGTTCATTTCTAACACTAGCAACTCGCCAAATTCAGTGAGACCACCGGCAGGCCTCTCCGAGTCATAGCTTGAGTCGGCGATGTGATTACTCCGAGAATGCGCAAGTGTGATATAGCGAATTCCTCGATTATAGAAGTGCTGGAGGTTGGCTAAATCGCCTTCAATTGGTGAGCCATTTTCCATTCCTAAAGGCAGCGCTAGCTTACCTTCGTCAACGGCTGCTTCGAGCTCGGACCAAGAGCGAACAATGGCCATCTGCTCAGGTGCTTGTGCCACGAGGGATTCAATCATATCGATGAGCTGATCCGCATTCTGCTTAGAAGTATCTACTTCCTCAAATTCCAATCCCGCTGGCGTATAGATGGACATAAAGGGCGCGTTCAACCCACCGGATCGTGCGCGCGGGAAGTCGAAATCGCCGGTGACGGTGGATTCCAATACATTCTCGTAGTGGGCCTCAAGTCGATAGGGGAGGTCTACGTGGGTATCTGCAATAATCATCTCGTGTGCCAGCGCAACGGGGTCAGGGCTGGATGAAGCAGTTGTTTCGGTGGCGGTTTGCTCTGACTGGCAACCAATAAGAGCGAAAGAAAGCGTAGCGGCAGTTAAAGCTAAAGAGGTTTTCATGTTGCGTCATACTCGCAGGTAGTTATTATGATGAGAACTACCATAGCGCAGTTAGGGTTCGCAGCACAACGGCGCCAGCTTATAACGAGGTGACATGATTCAACTGACCGAACAACGCGAAAAAGAGCTAATTTTGCAGCTGGAGAACATGGTGTCCGAGCGTCGCAATGATAAATCGGCCCACTTAGACCAGCTGAGCAGCTTGGATATCGTGACGCTCATAAATGGTGAAGATGCAACGGTTGCCTCAGCGGTTGCGAAGGTTCTGCCAGCGGTAGCCGAAGCAGTTGATGCTGCCGTAACAGCTATCAAACAGGGTGGCCGGCTTATTTATCTTGGTGCCGGCACCAGTGGCCGTCTTGGGGTGTTAGACGCAGTAGAGTGTCCCCCTACATTTTCGGTACCACATGGCCTAGTAGTTGGCGTACTCGCTGGCGGACAGGGCGCAATGTTTAAAGCCGTTGAGGGTGCTGAGGATAGTGTTGAATTAGGAGCGCGCGATTTAGCCGAATTGAAACTAACTGCCAAGGACTGCGTGGTGGGCATTGCCGCGAGTGGCCGAACTCCTTACGTGTTAGGCGGGCTAAGTTATGCGAACGAGATTGGCGCCAAAACCGTGGCAATGAGTTGTAATCCTAATGGCCCTATTTTGCATCAGGTAGACGTTGCCATTGCGCTGAACGTGGGGCCCGAAGTACTAACGGGATCCACACGTTTGAAAGCTGGAACGGCACAGAAGCTTGCTCTGAATATGCTATCCACCGCAACCATGGTAAAACTAGGCAAGGTCTATCAAAACTTGATGGTTGATGTGTCGGCGTCAAACGAGAAGCTCTATGCTCGTGCAGCACGAATTGTTATGTTGGCAACTGAATGTGAGTACGAGGTCGCTAAGGCGGCGCTGCTCGCTAGCGGTTATCGTGCTAAAGTGGCCATATTAATGATACTCTGCAACCTTTCAGCTGACGACGCTGAAGCACGCTTGGAATTAAGCAGCGGCCACTTGAATGATGCTGTTTACCTATAATGATAACTAACGCGCCTTCGAGCCCGTGGATGAAGTATGTCTTGGTTTAGTGTTGTACCCCCTATCTTAGCAATCATTGTTGTCCTTTGGCGCCGAGAAGTCATTTTGGCACTGGTGACGGCATTGATCAGCTCCGAAGTTATTGCCCTGTTGCTTGCTGGTTCGTCGCCCATCACGTCGCTATTGGGCGGGCTACTAGGGTCCATCGAGAGTACTATTGAGGTGCTGGGCTCACCGGGTAACGCTCGTATTTTAGTGTTCTCACTGTTGGTGGGGGCATTACTTGCGTTTATGCGTCAGTCAGGTGGGGTGAGTGCGTTTGTGAGTCTTTTGGTCAACAGGGGAATTGCCTCTACACCTCGTAGAACTGGATTGCTAACGTTTTTCACCGGCGTGTTCGTTTTTATCGAGTCTAACCTTAGTGTATTAACAGCGGGGATTATCTCGCGGGGATTGTTTGATAGATTCAAAATGAGCCGTGCAAGATTGGCCTACATCATTGACAGTACCAGTGCCCCTATCTGTATCCTGATTCTGCTCAACGCTTGGGGGGCCTATGTATTAGGTCTGGTTAGTAGCTACGACCTAGGCGAATCTTCCGTTAGCGTATTAATCGGAACCATTCCCCTCAACTTCTACGCGTGGTTCACGTTGATCCTAGTGCTTTACACCGTTATCACTGGGCGCGTGCATGGACCAATGAAGACGTCAGAACAGAAGCTGAGCACTCATCACAACACCGAGATTCTCCAAGTTGAAGCCACGAAAGTGCGCTATATGCTTTTGCCGCTAGCTACTATGATCTTCGGCATGATTGGCTTCATGCTCATGACGGGGAACGGCAACATTACCCAGGGCTCGGGTTCTCAGTCGGTACTTTATGCTACCCTGTTGGCCTTACTGGTGGCCTATATTCTGCTTCGTTTTGGCGGCGGCTACCGCCACCAAGGGCTACTGAAGATGGCTTTCGACGGGATGTCTGAATTGCTACCGTTAGTGGTGATTGTCCTGTTATCGCTGGCTTTAGGCGCTAGCCTTCGAGCGCTTGGTACTGGCGAGTTTATCGCGGGTATTATTTCGGCCAACCTGCCACTGTTTATCATTCCAGCGCTGTTGTTTGTTGCTGGGGCGGTTATGTCCTTCACAACCGGC
This DNA window, taken from Umboniibacter marinipuniceus, encodes the following:
- the murQ gene encoding N-acetylmuramic acid 6-phosphate etherase, producing the protein MIQLTEQREKELILQLENMVSERRNDKSAHLDQLSSLDIVTLINGEDATVASAVAKVLPAVAEAVDAAVTAIKQGGRLIYLGAGTSGRLGVLDAVECPPTFSVPHGLVVGVLAGGQGAMFKAVEGAEDSVELGARDLAELKLTAKDCVVGIAASGRTPYVLGGLSYANEIGAKTVAMSCNPNGPILHQVDVAIALNVGPEVLTGSTRLKAGTAQKLALNMLSTATMVKLGKVYQNLMVDVSASNEKLYARAARIVMLATECEYEVAKAALLASGYRAKVAILMILCNLSADDAEARLELSSGHLNDAVYL
- a CDS encoding Na+/H+ antiporter NhaC family protein, whose amino-acid sequence is MSWFSVVPPILAIIVVLWRREVILALVTALISSEVIALLLAGSSPITSLLGGLLGSIESTIEVLGSPGNARILVFSLLVGALLAFMRQSGGVSAFVSLLVNRGIASTPRRTGLLTFFTGVFVFIESNLSVLTAGIISRGLFDRFKMSRARLAYIIDSTSAPICILILLNAWGAYVLGLVSSYDLGESSVSVLIGTIPLNFYAWFTLILVLYTVITGRVHGPMKTSEQKLSTHHNTEILQVEATKVRYMLLPLATMIFGMIGFMLMTGNGNITQGSGSQSVLYATLLALLVAYILLRFGGGYRHQGLLKMAFDGMSELLPLVVIVLLSLALGASLRALGTGEFIAGIISANLPLFIIPALLFVAGAVMSFTTGTSWGTFAILVPIGMPLVINLDLDAALVLSAILGGGIFGDHASPISDTTAVSSVASGCDLLEHVETQMPYALTSGAAAFVAYIVAGIVTI
- a CDS encoding LysE family translocator — protein: MDWQIALVFFPTFFLVSITPGLCMTLALTLGIRYGVRRTLWMMWGELLGVALVAISSVMGVAALLLSVPIAFTILKILGGGYLIFLGIKSWRQSATEFHLASTSVSSAKALFSQGFITAIANPKGWAFMVALLPPFISETKPLAPQLTTLVLVIFCTEFISLLAYASGGRSLRKLLEKPGNAQLLERVSGTVMIALGIWLFAT
- a CDS encoding SulP family inorganic anion transporter; protein product: MMDWLPARHWISAYSRADFSGDMIAAVIVTILLIPQSLAYAMLAGVPPEVGLYASILPLVAYGLWGTSSTLSVGPVAVVSLMTAATLGEVADSGTAHYLVAAATLALLSGIFLLVMGLLRLGMVTHFLSHAVISGFISASGLIIAFGQARHIFGIDGTGASLTAILPSLWSSLANINWLTAAIGVSVIAFLYWNKAHTARLLQRFFRLSSASAAAVSRATPILAVVGSIAVVFLGGLTQHGVAITGEIPSGLPPLNLTIPSLELVEQLWLPALLISIIGYVESVSVGRTLAAKRREKITPNQELIGLGMANVASSISSGFPVTGGFARSVVNFDAGARTQAASLYTALGIALASLLLTPTLYYLPKAALAATIIVAVLGLIDFSIFRKTWRCARSDFWAALGTVLITLVWGVEVGVASGVVISIALHLYRTSKPHVAEVGLVEGTEHFRNVNRYRVMTDPTIYSVRPDESLFFANASYLDEMINDAIYQRGEIHHVILFCSAVNEVDFSALEMLESLNHSLLDQGIKLHLAEVKGPVLDTLTASGLVEELSGQIFLTQFEAFSALRTVR
- a CDS encoding dipeptidase yields the protein MKTSLALTAATLSFALIGCQSEQTATETTASSSPDPVALAHEMIIADTHVDLPYRLEAHYENVLESTVTGDFDFPRARSGGLNAPFMSIYTPAGLEFEEVDTSKQNADQLIDMIESLVAQAPEQMAIVRSWSELEAAVDEGKLALPLGMENGSPIEGDLANLQHFYNRGIRYITLAHSRSNHIADSSYDSERPAGGLTEFGELLVLEMNKLGIMIDISHVSDDAFYDVLRVTKKPVIASHSSARHFTPGFERNMSDEMIKALGDQGGVIFINFGSAFLTEAANNYGPQQREFLRAAGMTDADSEEANALLEEWRLANPYPYATLADVLDHIDHAVSLAGIDAVGIGSDYDGVDDTLPIGLKDVSSYPNLIEGLLGRGYSVADIEKIMSGNLKRVWLEVEQGE